In Rhodococcus sp. OK302, one genomic interval encodes:
- a CDS encoding DUF5318 family protein, with amino-acid sequence MRIQRQVVDYALARRSVLAEVSAGRTGVKQVCDADPYLLRAAKFHGRGSDVLCPICRKEQLTLVSWVFGEKLGQVSGSARTTDELARLAETAEEFTVHDVEVCRSCSWNHLVQSYVLGAVPAPPRPRRARPPSRREQSVSRRTASE; translated from the coding sequence GTGCGGATACAGCGGCAAGTTGTGGACTACGCGCTCGCGCGTCGGTCCGTGCTGGCTGAGGTGTCTGCGGGTAGGACCGGTGTCAAGCAGGTGTGCGACGCCGATCCGTACCTACTCAGAGCCGCGAAGTTCCACGGCCGGGGCAGTGATGTTCTCTGTCCCATCTGCCGTAAGGAACAGTTGACGCTCGTGTCCTGGGTGTTCGGCGAGAAGCTCGGCCAAGTTTCGGGATCAGCCCGTACGACGGACGAGCTCGCTCGGCTTGCGGAGACAGCAGAGGAGTTCACGGTGCACGACGTAGAAGTGTGCCGTTCCTGCAGTTGGAACCACTTGGTGCAGTCCTATGTGCTCGGCGCAGTCCCTGCGCCGCCGCGACCGCGGCGAGCACGTCCACCGAGCAGACGAGAGCAGTCTGTAAGCCGGCGCACCGCCAGCGAGTAA
- a CDS encoding glycosyltransferase family 87 protein: MAANVDDADPTTPAELRTSESPARLAEDARSADWRDVPSRNDPMVSALSGTVGGPVGRHALIGRTRFFTPMRVILLLAVVFLAMGWSTKAACIQQAPFGDQGQMGLDWGGSRQYVALCYSDTVPLYGAERLDQGAFPYKKSWEETRGDGSIQTRYMEYPVLSGLYQYGSMKVAKAWDSITWLPGAIQVALYFNVVAFGLALAWLVTVWASTLLAGRRVWDGAMVACSPLVIVHVFTNFDPLATAFAMGGLLAWARKRPVLAGILLGLGGAAKLYPLLLLGPLLVLCLRTGKTREWLVTALSAVAAWLAVNLPIAALFPNGWYEFFRLNSERGADPDSIYNVIMSFTPWTGLDGPLAQGESPSNLNAVSFVLFAVVCVGVGYVALTAQRRPRVAQLCFLLVAGFLLTNKVWSPQYSLWLVPLAVLALPHRRLLLAWMTIDALVWVPRMMYYLGVSNKGLPEQWFTGTVVIRDIAVLVLCAVVLRQIYRPDEDLVRYGFIDDPAGGVLDQAPDKQPSWFPRWLRPAQPKVKEAELQPV, translated from the coding sequence GTGGCCGCCAATGTAGATGACGCCGATCCGACAACTCCGGCAGAACTTCGGACTTCCGAATCCCCTGCCCGGTTGGCGGAAGATGCGCGGTCAGCTGACTGGCGTGATGTTCCGAGTCGGAACGATCCGATGGTGTCTGCACTGTCGGGAACCGTCGGTGGTCCGGTCGGTCGGCATGCGCTGATCGGCCGGACCCGTTTTTTTACGCCGATGCGGGTAATCCTGCTGTTGGCCGTGGTCTTTTTGGCGATGGGTTGGTCGACGAAGGCCGCGTGTATTCAGCAGGCGCCGTTCGGTGATCAGGGCCAGATGGGTCTGGACTGGGGTGGCTCGCGTCAGTATGTCGCGTTGTGTTACTCGGACACGGTGCCGTTGTACGGCGCGGAGCGACTCGATCAGGGTGCGTTCCCGTACAAGAAATCGTGGGAAGAGACTCGCGGAGACGGTTCGATTCAGACGCGGTACATGGAGTATCCGGTGTTGTCGGGGCTCTATCAGTACGGCTCGATGAAGGTCGCGAAGGCGTGGGATTCGATCACGTGGCTGCCGGGCGCAATTCAGGTGGCGCTCTACTTCAACGTGGTCGCTTTCGGTTTGGCTTTGGCGTGGTTGGTGACGGTGTGGGCGAGCACGCTCCTGGCGGGCCGACGTGTCTGGGACGGCGCGATGGTTGCATGTTCGCCGTTGGTGATCGTGCATGTTTTCACGAACTTCGATCCTTTGGCGACGGCGTTCGCGATGGGTGGTTTGTTGGCGTGGGCGCGTAAGCGGCCTGTTCTGGCGGGCATCTTGTTGGGGTTGGGTGGCGCGGCCAAGCTGTATCCGCTGTTGTTGCTCGGACCGTTGTTGGTCTTGTGTCTGCGTACCGGCAAAACTCGTGAGTGGCTGGTGACGGCGCTCAGTGCCGTCGCGGCGTGGCTTGCGGTAAATCTGCCGATCGCGGCTTTGTTCCCCAACGGGTGGTACGAGTTCTTCCGCCTCAATTCCGAGCGCGGGGCCGATCCCGATTCGATTTACAACGTCATCATGTCGTTTACGCCGTGGACGGGTCTGGACGGTCCGCTTGCGCAGGGTGAGTCACCGTCGAACCTCAACGCAGTCTCGTTCGTTCTGTTTGCCGTGGTGTGTGTCGGCGTCGGGTATGTCGCGCTCACGGCGCAACGACGCCCTCGAGTCGCGCAATTGTGTTTCCTGTTGGTCGCGGGATTCTTGCTGACCAACAAGGTGTGGAGTCCGCAGTACTCACTGTGGCTGGTGCCGCTGGCGGTTCTGGCCTTGCCGCATCGCCGGTTGCTTCTTGCGTGGATGACTATCGACGCGTTGGTGTGGGTTCCGCGGATGATGTATTACCTCGGTGTCTCCAACAAGGGACTGCCCGAGCAGTGGTTCACCGGAACTGTTGTGATCCGAGATATTGCCGTCCTGGTTCTGTGCGCGGTGGTGCTGCGCCAGATTTACCGTCCGGACGAGGACTTGGTGCGGTACGGGTTCATCGACGATCCGGCCGGCGGTGTCCTCGATCAGGCACCCGACAAGCAGCCGTCGTGGTTCCCACGTTGGTTGCGTCCGGCGCAGCCGAAGGTGAAAGAGGCCGAGCTTCAGCCGGTGTAA
- a CDS encoding inositol-3-phosphate synthase, with protein sequence MGENSTAVRVAIVGVGNCASSLVQGVEYYKDADETATVPGLMHVKFGKYHVRDVQFVAAFDVDAKKVGFDLSEAILASENNTIKIADVPPLDIPVLRGPTLDGIGKYYSETIELSDAEPVDVVQALKDAKVDVLVSYLPVGSEAADKFYAQCCIDAGVAFVNALPVFIASDPEWAAKFKDAGVPIVGDDIKSQVGATITHRVMAKLFEDRGVVLDRTYQLNVGGNMDFKNMLERERLESKKVSKTQAVTSNLTGSLAGKVHDRNVHIGPSDYVEWLDDRKWAYVRLEGRAFGDAPLNLEYKLEVWDSPNSAGIIIDAVRAAKIAQDRGIGGPVYPASAYLMKSPPVQMADDKARIELEAFIIGADEA encoded by the coding sequence ATGGGTGAGAACAGCACCGCGGTGCGCGTAGCAATTGTGGGCGTGGGTAACTGTGCCTCGTCCCTGGTTCAGGGCGTCGAGTACTACAAGGATGCGGACGAGACGGCCACCGTTCCCGGCCTCATGCACGTCAAGTTCGGCAAGTACCACGTCCGCGACGTGCAGTTTGTTGCCGCTTTCGACGTGGACGCCAAGAAGGTCGGCTTCGACCTCTCCGAGGCAATCCTCGCCAGCGAGAACAACACCATCAAGATCGCTGACGTCCCGCCGCTCGACATCCCCGTCCTGCGCGGCCCGACACTCGACGGCATCGGAAAGTACTACTCCGAGACCATCGAACTGTCCGACGCCGAGCCTGTCGACGTGGTTCAGGCACTCAAGGACGCCAAGGTCGACGTCCTCGTGTCCTACCTGCCTGTCGGTTCCGAAGCCGCTGACAAGTTCTACGCTCAGTGCTGCATCGACGCAGGCGTCGCCTTTGTCAACGCACTGCCCGTCTTCATCGCCTCCGACCCGGAGTGGGCTGCCAAGTTCAAGGACGCCGGCGTCCCGATCGTCGGCGACGACATCAAGAGCCAGGTCGGCGCAACCATCACCCACCGCGTGATGGCGAAGCTGTTCGAAGACCGTGGCGTCGTACTGGACCGCACGTACCAGCTCAACGTCGGCGGCAACATGGACTTCAAGAACATGCTCGAGCGTGAGCGTCTGGAATCCAAGAAGGTCTCCAAGACCCAGGCCGTCACCTCGAACCTCACCGGTTCGCTCGCCGGCAAGGTTCACGACCGCAACGTCCACATCGGTCCCTCGGACTACGTGGAGTGGCTCGACGACCGCAAGTGGGCATACGTCCGCCTCGAAGGCCGCGCCTTCGGCGACGCTCCTCTGAACCTCGAGTACAAGCTCGAGGTCTGGGATTCGCCCAACTCCGCCGGCATCATCATCGACGCCGTCCGCGCAGCCAAGATCGCCCAGGACCGCGGCATCGGTGGACCGGTTTACCCGGCTTCCGCCTACCTGATGAAGTCCCCGCCGGTCCAGATGGCTGACGACAAGGCTCGCATCGAGCTCGAAGCGTTCATCATCGGAGCCGATGAGGCGTAG
- a CDS encoding ABC transporter substrate-binding protein has product MTRTKLVRFGKLVVATLASGMLLAGCAGEANQEVENVSGSKESDSSQASGILGSQGDGGAPLSGGTLTYASYAPVVSLDPAKTQITGATGGTELAAIYDLLMRYNAETGKYDPQLAKGLDESGDNLTWTLSLRENVKFSDGTPLDSAAVVASINRYNAKRGANNEIWTSSVKSVEAAGPSTVVFTLNRPWAEFPAMLSFGHGVIVAPSSYAAEPFTPVGAGAFTVERFSPPDELVLASKADYWGGAPKLDQVKFVSIQGEQAKIDSLATGGVQMAYLRNSETVEAAKGKFPGYAEFISLSMVGQINNRAGHPGADVRVRQAMNYAIDPAVLDQRARGGKGMPGSEIFQSWSLWHNGIEPVGLDPVKARELLDAAKKDGYDGHVTYLGTQDPNGQAAALAVQAMLQSVGFTVTVEYAASTADMVKRLYADHNYDLALGGNGLLDAAPFLRLYSALHSTSVNNTVGVASPEVDAMLDAIQAAGNGEDKKAALADLQTLFNEQVPIMVWGAGANFVPWSENVYGLMPSLDSIILLDEAWIKK; this is encoded by the coding sequence ATGACTCGAACAAAATTGGTGCGGTTCGGAAAGTTGGTCGTAGCTACGCTCGCAAGCGGAATGCTACTTGCAGGGTGTGCGGGGGAAGCGAATCAAGAGGTCGAAAATGTAAGTGGTTCAAAGGAATCCGATAGTTCGCAAGCTTCCGGGATTCTCGGAAGCCAAGGAGATGGCGGCGCGCCCCTCTCCGGTGGCACACTGACGTATGCGTCGTACGCTCCGGTGGTCAGTCTGGACCCGGCCAAGACGCAGATCACCGGCGCCACCGGCGGTACCGAATTGGCGGCGATCTACGACCTCTTGATGCGGTACAACGCAGAAACCGGGAAGTACGATCCACAGCTGGCGAAGGGCCTGGACGAGAGTGGAGACAACCTCACGTGGACATTGTCTCTACGCGAGAACGTCAAGTTCAGTGACGGCACCCCGCTCGACAGTGCCGCGGTGGTAGCGAGTATCAATCGCTACAACGCGAAACGCGGTGCAAACAACGAGATCTGGACGTCGAGCGTGAAGAGCGTCGAGGCGGCAGGTCCGTCGACGGTGGTATTCACGCTGAATCGGCCGTGGGCTGAGTTCCCGGCGATGCTGAGCTTCGGTCACGGCGTCATCGTTGCGCCGAGTTCGTATGCAGCGGAACCATTCACGCCGGTCGGAGCGGGCGCGTTCACGGTGGAACGCTTCTCGCCGCCGGATGAGTTGGTTCTGGCATCGAAAGCCGATTATTGGGGCGGCGCACCGAAATTGGATCAGGTGAAGTTCGTATCCATTCAAGGTGAACAGGCCAAGATCGATTCCCTCGCCACCGGCGGCGTTCAGATGGCGTATCTGCGCAACTCCGAGACGGTCGAGGCAGCCAAGGGCAAATTCCCGGGGTACGCCGAGTTCATCAGTCTGTCGATGGTCGGCCAGATCAACAATCGCGCCGGACATCCGGGAGCAGACGTACGGGTGCGTCAGGCGATGAATTACGCGATCGATCCGGCTGTTCTCGATCAGCGCGCTCGCGGCGGAAAGGGAATGCCGGGTAGCGAGATCTTCCAGTCGTGGTCGTTGTGGCACAACGGCATCGAGCCAGTCGGTCTGGATCCCGTGAAGGCCCGTGAACTGCTCGACGCGGCAAAGAAGGACGGCTACGACGGGCACGTCACCTATCTTGGTACGCAGGATCCCAACGGTCAGGCTGCAGCTCTGGCGGTGCAGGCGATGCTGCAGTCGGTGGGATTCACCGTCACCGTCGAGTACGCGGCGAGTACCGCCGACATGGTGAAGCGCCTCTACGCTGATCACAATTACGACTTGGCGCTCGGCGGCAACGGGCTGCTCGACGCGGCACCGTTCCTGCGGCTCTACTCGGCGCTGCACAGCACCTCGGTGAATAACACTGTCGGCGTTGCCAGCCCGGAGGTAGATGCCATGCTGGATGCGATTCAGGCAGCCGGCAATGGCGAGGACAAGAAGGCTGCGTTGGCTGATCTGCAGACCCTGTTCAACGAGCAGGTGCCGATCATGGTCTGGGGAGCCGGCGCCAACTTCGTGCCGTGGAGTGAGAACGTCTACGGACTCATGCCCAGCCTGGACAGCATCATTCTGCTGGACGAGGCCTGGATCAAGAAGTAG
- a CDS encoding transglycosylase domain-containing protein, with translation MKKKSKWRTVRRSAYVLVALGMVLPVLAFMAAYIVQDVPKPGDLKTNQVATIFASDGSTVISTVVPPEGNRTEVQLDQIPVHVRNAVLAAEDRDFYTNPGFSVSGFARAARDNVLGRDSAGGGSTITQQYVKKALVGSERSMTRKMKELVIASKMANEWSKDDILAAYLNTIYFGRGAYGIGAASNAYFGKPVDQLSTEEGAVLASSIQLPSLLDPETNPTGAESRWNYVLDGMVTAGTLDQASRAPMKYPAYIPLAQVDNGSQGTTGPEGLIKNQVLRELTDAGIDEQSLNTEGLQVTTTIDPQAQAAAMDAVRSNMKGEPDDLRTAVVSVDPRNGGVKAYYGGEDGIGYDFANAGLQTGSSFKVFGLAAALDQGIPLSQMYDSSPLTINGISIGNVEGESCGTCTIAEALKRSLNTSFYRQMLSLDGNGPQEIADIAHKAGIPENIPGVGPSLTESDGTGPNNGIVLGQYQSRVLDMASSYATLAASGTFHAPHFVEKVVAADGTVLLDRGTPEGEQRIDPAVADNVTSAMQPIAGYSNGHNLAGGRLSASKTGTAQLGDTGANKDAWMVGYTPSLSTAVWVGTTDGQAITNSNGGMIYGSGLPSDIWKDTMDGALDGTDNEKFPKPGKINGQAGGVPEYTAPAPPKTTAPPTTTAAPTTTTQPPVVVTTTNIEILPGITIPVPGVARPTTTTAAPGAVTTTEETPAGVSPGQ, from the coding sequence GTGAAGAAGAAGTCGAAGTGGCGCACGGTTCGCCGCTCGGCGTATGTGTTGGTGGCGCTCGGCATGGTGTTGCCGGTGCTCGCTTTCATGGCGGCGTACATCGTGCAGGACGTGCCCAAGCCGGGTGACCTCAAGACCAATCAGGTTGCGACGATCTTTGCGTCGGACGGAAGCACGGTAATCAGTACCGTCGTTCCGCCGGAGGGTAACCGTACCGAGGTGCAGCTCGATCAGATTCCGGTTCATGTGCGCAATGCCGTGCTTGCTGCCGAGGATCGGGACTTCTACACGAACCCCGGATTCTCCGTTTCCGGTTTTGCGCGTGCGGCCCGTGACAACGTTCTTGGCCGTGACAGCGCCGGTGGTGGTTCGACGATCACGCAGCAGTACGTCAAGAAGGCGCTGGTCGGTTCCGAGCGGTCGATGACGCGAAAGATGAAGGAACTTGTCATCGCGTCGAAGATGGCGAACGAGTGGTCCAAGGACGACATTCTTGCGGCGTATTTGAACACCATTTACTTCGGACGCGGTGCGTACGGCATCGGGGCAGCGTCGAATGCGTACTTCGGCAAGCCGGTCGATCAGCTGTCGACCGAGGAGGGCGCTGTGCTGGCGTCGTCGATCCAGTTGCCGTCACTTCTTGATCCGGAGACCAATCCGACTGGCGCGGAATCGCGTTGGAACTATGTGCTCGACGGCATGGTGACCGCCGGAACGTTGGATCAGGCATCGCGCGCGCCGATGAAGTATCCCGCTTACATTCCACTTGCTCAGGTAGACAACGGAAGCCAAGGCACCACGGGGCCGGAGGGTCTGATCAAGAATCAGGTTCTCCGTGAGCTGACGGATGCCGGCATCGACGAGCAGTCGCTCAATACCGAAGGCCTCCAGGTCACTACGACCATCGATCCGCAAGCGCAAGCTGCGGCCATGGACGCGGTGCGCTCCAACATGAAGGGTGAGCCGGACGATCTGCGGACCGCCGTTGTGTCGGTCGATCCGCGTAACGGTGGCGTCAAGGCCTACTACGGCGGTGAGGACGGAATCGGTTACGACTTCGCCAATGCCGGCTTGCAGACGGGTTCGTCGTTCAAGGTATTCGGTTTGGCAGCAGCCCTCGATCAGGGCATTCCGCTGTCGCAGATGTATGACAGCTCGCCGCTGACGATCAACGGCATCTCGATCGGCAACGTCGAAGGCGAAAGCTGTGGAACCTGCACCATCGCCGAGGCTCTCAAGCGTTCACTGAACACCAGCTTCTACCGTCAGATGCTCAGCCTCGACGGCAACGGCCCGCAGGAAATCGCGGACATCGCGCACAAGGCCGGTATCCCGGAGAACATTCCGGGCGTCGGCCCGTCGCTCACCGAGTCGGACGGTACCGGCCCCAACAACGGAATCGTTTTGGGCCAGTACCAGTCTCGGGTGCTGGATATGGCGTCGTCGTATGCGACTCTCGCAGCGTCCGGTACGTTCCACGCTCCGCACTTCGTGGAGAAGGTCGTCGCGGCTGACGGAACAGTTCTCCTGGACCGTGGCACGCCGGAGGGTGAGCAGCGGATCGATCCGGCTGTCGCGGACAACGTGACGTCGGCGATGCAGCCCATCGCGGGTTACTCGAACGGTCACAACTTGGCCGGTGGGCGTCTGTCGGCGTCGAAGACGGGTACGGCGCAGCTCGGTGACACGGGTGCGAACAAGGACGCCTGGATGGTCGGGTACACGCCTTCACTGTCGACGGCAGTGTGGGTCGGTACGACGGACGGTCAGGCCATCACCAATTCGAACGGCGGAATGATCTACGGTTCCGGTCTGCCTTCCGATATCTGGAAGGACACGATGGACGGCGCGCTCGACGGCACGGACAACGAGAAGTTCCCGAAGCCGGGCAAGATCAACGGTCAGGCTGGTGGTGTTCCCGAGTACACGGCTCCGGCTCCGCCGAAGACGACTGCTCCGCCGACCACTACGGCGGCTCCGACAACAACAACGCAGCCGCCGGTGGTCGTGACGACCACAAATATCGAGATTCTTCCGGGTATCACGATTCCGGTTCCCGGAGTGGCGCGTCCCACGACAACAACCGCGGCGCCGGGCGCGGTGACAACAACGGAAGAGACTCCGGCAGGTGTGAGCCCCGGACAGTAG
- a CDS encoding PadR family transcriptional regulator, whose translation MLELAILGLLLESPMHGYELRKRLTGLLGAFRAFSYGSLYPALRRMQADGLISEDVDNATGTLKRRARRVYKLTPEGRQRFTELVADTGPQNYTDDGFGVHLAFFSRTPAEARMRILEGRRRQVEERREGLRDAVGRASGSLDRYTRQLHQLGLESSEREVRWLNELIAAEQSTTGISQKEGEPDHG comes from the coding sequence TTGCTCGAACTCGCAATTCTCGGGCTACTCCTCGAGTCACCGATGCACGGATACGAGCTGCGCAAGCGGCTCACCGGTCTGCTCGGCGCATTCCGTGCGTTTTCGTACGGATCGCTGTACCCGGCACTTCGGCGCATGCAGGCCGACGGATTGATCTCGGAAGACGTCGACAACGCCACCGGCACGCTCAAGCGTCGGGCGCGTCGCGTCTACAAGCTCACTCCGGAAGGCCGGCAGCGGTTCACTGAATTGGTCGCCGACACGGGACCGCAGAACTACACCGACGACGGCTTCGGCGTTCACCTCGCCTTCTTCAGCCGCACCCCCGCAGAAGCGCGGATGCGGATCCTCGAAGGCAGACGACGCCAGGTCGAAGAGCGCCGCGAAGGGCTTCGCGACGCCGTCGGCCGGGCCAGCGGATCGCTGGACCGATATACCCGCCAGCTCCACCAGCTCGGACTCGAGTCGAGTGAACGCGAAGTGCGTTGGCTCAACGAACTGATCGCAGCTGAGCAATCGACAACAGGAATTTCCCAGAAAGAAGGAGAGCCCGACCATGGGTGA